CCCCGTGCTTGCTGTGTCTGCGCCATCCAGGGTTTGCGGTTGGGCTGAATGGGGGGCGCGCCCTTCGTCTTCCCACCACACGAGCCCCTTTGCCTGCTTTGAATCCAGCTCTCAGCCAgaaagaacagagtgctctgggcAGCTTGTGTGGTTGCTTCCAGAACCGATAACCGATAACTGAGTTTCTCGGCAGCGCTCTCTAAGTGCCTTGCTCACCCAGCCTCTGTGCTTCCCGCACGCTGCCTGTTCACAGCCTCCACGGTATGTCCCACCCGCTCCCCCTCCAGGATCAGCTTGACCGTCACACGCCCTGACCGTGGCCGAGTCGACCCTTGGAGCGCCTGCGTCTCACTGAGGGCATGGGGCGGTCTGGCACCGTGCCCATTCCAGACCTCAAGGAAATTACTTTCCTTGAGACTATTCCACGGTGGAAATACTAAAACACACGCAGCGATGCAGAGTTGTGTGGTGAGCCCAAGCGCCCGTCAGGCCGCAGCAGCGTCGCCAGCCGTGGCCCCTCGGTTTCATCCGTGTCTGCTTTTTCCCGCCACACGGAATCATTTTATGATAATAAATCCCAGGTATCATTTCGTCTGTAGACACTTCAGTATATATCACTAAAAGATAAGCACTATTTCCACGCCTAAAATGACTGAAAGTTATTCCTTAATACAATCAGCTATCcagacaatatttttatttaaatttctcaatTGTAGTCTGTCTGATTCATTTTAGGTTCTTGTAATATCCAGTACTGTGCTTTTCATATAATAAACTTTCAGAAATTTTTGTTGAAGTAATTcatgaatataaaatgttaatgctTTAAAAACTATCTGGAACACTTGCTTGAATAAAGGAGTCTAAATAAAAACTCATTTAACTTTTAACTCATTTAACTGTATGTTTACCAGATATACAGTGAGAGTTAATGTCATTAACAAATGATTGTCATGGAAACGTCTACGTATATGTTATATGAGAGAGATGTTTAGCACATTTTAGTCACCGTTTTCTTAAAAGCAATACATTTGCCTCTTAActgatttataatataaatttaatttctataaaaaaatgtGACTACAAAATTTGCAGATCTTCTTCCTCAGTGGCAATTTGATGGGATTCTTTATTACAGATTATATGTTAGTACAGTCCTGCAAAGTATAGCCAAGGTATTTAGGAAGAGGAAACTCTTAAATTTGTTAGTAATTATATAATTGGAATAATTGTTCTTTGAGCATTTCTTGTGGTTTCTCCTGACAGCAGAATAATAAGTTACACGTGGCTAAGAAATTAGATCAGATTTGAACAATTATGTGCTTTTTAGTTTCGTCCGCGTGATGCTTCTCAGTCCAAGGTGAAGGGGAGTAGGAGGGTGAGTGCTGTGGCGTGTTCTTGCTCCACAGCTTTATTTTATAACCCAAACCAAAGTCTCCCCAGAACGGAGATCACGTGGCAGATGGGCTGGAGTTCTGTTTGGGGTTTGTCTTGACGAGGTGTCTTTCTGAGATCTAAACGTGTCACCCTTCCCTTGGTTCGGAGCTCTCCATGGTCCTGACCCCTGGAACCCAGGCCGTCCTCTGCAGCGTGGCCCGAAATCTTCCCTGCATGGTACCCGCCCCCCCAGCAGCGGAGTCCTGGCCGGGATCCTTGGGGGCACGCTGGGGGTCCTGTACCATGCTGAAGAGGTGGGGACATCAGAATGTTCTGTACAGAGGGCAGGCCTAACCGTCCTTGTTCTGCGATTTTTTCCACAGAGACTTACCTCATATGACTGGTACACTCAGTGTCATTTTCTTGCTGTCTTTCAGACAGAAACAGTCTCCGCCAGTCAAGAAACCCTCAAAAGTATTTTGCCATGGATGtagaagatgaagaaaacatGAGTAAGATCTAGGCCTATCACATAGTATCAAGTGgctaattttctattaaaatcttAGTGTTGTAAATTTATTGAATGGGACCAACTTGGGGGGGGGTGATTTTCTTCCTTCGATACAGACTGTTAACGGTGgcatgtgtttaatttttatataatgtcTACAGTAGGTATCGGTGTCTACTGTGGGCGTTTCCTTACAGCCATTTGTCTGGATTTTCCTTCCTTGCTGTCATCCTGGGGTCCTGATGCACACGCCTGGAAGGGGGGGAGGCTTGCCTCCAGGCGCACGTGTCATAAAGCCGCATGGCTTCGTGCTCTGTCACTGCGTGGTTCTCACGATCATGGTCCTACTTCCATCTGTGTAAATCTGAGACGACCTTTGAGGTTGGTCATTTGGGGTGACAGTGCATAACATCTTCCCTTCAAATACGGTGGGTTGTCCGTGCATTTTGAAGGAAGGAGACTCGCATGGGTCTGTTGATCTTGTTTCCAAAGACTCTGATGGGCCTTCGGGCCGGCGTGGCCTGAAACCCCTTTCCACACTGCCCTCTGGGATGGAGGGGACGGAGGGGCAGAGAGCCTCGGCTTTCCCCCTCTCAACATGGTTCATAGATGTTCGTAGCTGAAGAGTTCAGTGAACATacttctctgttctgttttgtcttTAATCCCGGATAGCAGAGCATTTGCATAAGGTTAAATGCTCCCACAGGAGTTGGGAGCTTTCAGTAGGGAAATCACAACAGAGACATCAGTGTTCTGGTATGTGTGTAATGTGCACTGTTACTTGTCCGTGTGGAGAGGTCCTGGGAAGAACCCGCAGGTGTGAGTGACGAACGGTCACCGAGGATGAGGATACAGTCCACCACTTTCCCTCGGCCGCACCCAGAACCCACAGCCAAGGCCTCGGAGTTGGCTTGTCTGCACGCAGAAGCCAGGGGTGCTGCTCCACGAGTGTAGCgggtgccgtggagtggctgggtcTTTGCTGGGTGACCCCGCAGTCGTGTGCCCTCAGGCTGGAGGTCATTCCTGGGACGCAAGTGTGAGAAGACGTGACCAGGCGCGGTTTCAGTCCCTGTGGCAGCACCTCCTCCCGAGGCCTCTGGCTGCCGGCGGTGCTGCCCTCGGCACAGCTGCTCTCAGGCTCTTGGAACCCAGCCTGTGTTCTCAGGGGTCAGCGCACTCCCGCTGTCACCGCGGCGCTGGTCATCAGGTATGGGGGGAAATGTCACAGTGTGTGTAGGGATATAACTGCCCCCAGACTGATCCGGTAGTCTCTTACCGAGGTAAAGAATCCTTCTGAATACATTCTCTGGAAAGATAAACTGTCGGTTCTAGTGCTGAAACTTTGAAATGCCAGTCCTGTATTTTCTACCATTTTGAAAGCGatggaaaatttttatcatgGTTAATATTCACATTTATGAAATAAAGTAGCATGATATGGAAAGAGAAAGCATCTATTTAAGAAGAGTTATGATAGTGGGAGGTCTTTCTCcaattttagtgttttattttcctttacatcGTAGCATTTTTAGTAAAGTAGAACCTGAGCAGTATTTGCATGCTTCTGAAGCAAATAAGAACTTAGAATCTATGTGAGCTATCTTATAGAAAGTGTATTTTTCTATAATCAATacggattatttttattttttaaaagaaagcatttgtTTGTTCCAGAGATTATAAACGTTTGATTAAATGCATGTCAGGATATATTTATCATGATCTGACTTATGTAGTGATAATTCTGTTCAGCGGTAACGTCAAAACGTAAGCAATCATGTAGCGTGTGATGTTCCTGCTCGTTTGTTCATCTCAATTCTGTCCTGCCCCACCCTTTGTAaccttttgtttcccttgagCACCGAAAGGAGTAACCTATTGAGCTTTTGCTGGAGGatgttataaatgaaaatttagtgTCCATTCCGTCAGCTTTGTCAACTGGGAGAAGTGGTGTGTGTCAGGAGTACGTAGGAGGCATGAAGTCTGTAGGGAAAGCTTGGCCATCTCCCAGTCTCTGCCACGGTGTGGTGGCGGTCTTCCCGTGGCCTGTATTTAAACCAGGGCCGTTCTCACATCTCAGCTGAGTGGTGACAGCCCTGGGAATCTGAGAGCTTGAACTGTGGGGGACTGGCAGCCGGTGACCCAGACTTGCTGCCACGTTAAGCCCCCTCCCATGGGTAGGGCCGATGAGCGTTTTCactgtttttctcagtttccttagcaTAGTCAGAATCTACTTTCACATTATGTAGTAGAAACAGACCGAGGGCCACCGTATTGGGGTACTTGTAAACTGGCTTACAGTTGTGAAAAATATTTCCGTTGCTTAAAAGACTTATGTGGATTCTCAAAAACTAGTGGTAGGTCTTCAAGTACGTTCATGTCAACAGTTTTGTAAAGCCCTGTGATAGTTACCCCGAGCTTCCTGCGGCCAACAGCGTGTGCAAACTAACCAGGAAAACAAGgagttacttctttttctctttttaaaaaagctttatctGATAAACTTAAAGGGGAGAGTGAATGCTTTTTTATTCCCCCTTTTgcaattaaaatcatatttattttgccATGAACTTTTAGAgttctaaaattatctttattagtTGTAAAAATAAACGACCTTTAAACGGTAGGATAACTAAATTATTCTGTAAATccatcaaatatttgtttttctaaaaaagacaaagatgccacCTTCAGTTGGGAAGTTAGGGAGCTGTGGCCGTCTGCAGGGTCAGTCTTCCTATcttgccttatatatttttttctatcatgggATGTATTAAGGATTCAGAGGCAAATCAGTCCCCATACataatgaaaaaatgttaaatgaatactAGAAGTGAAGCTATAtccttcaaaataatttctaaaaggcCAGAATACTTTACATAAGCAGTTTTCTAAGATCCACCAACCAAACCAAATAACTGCACATATTAATTGCATATTTTAAACCAGAAAAACCAAGTAACTTGTGAATGCATGTTTTAAATAATGTCTTCTTTTCTGGGGAAGGCTGCAATTGAAAGCCCAACATGAGTATAGCATGAGAGTAGATGgcattgaaaaggaagaaaatgctaaaataaagtGTACATTTGTCAATACTCATACTAGATTTATTAATGTAAGGTCTTTCTGGGTTACTTTATCATCCCACATTTTGATAAACTTGAATAAAAGTCCTCTAGATGCTTCGGAATATTCTCGTagaaaaagatgatttaaaaattcatcttttaaTGCAAAAGCAGTCCGTGATACTAAATAGAAACAGGATTAGTTATCGTTTCTCGGAATGTCAGATTACTCCAGTTATTCCAATTTAGGTGGATAGCTCTGTGGTTAAATGCACAGCTCCACACGTATGCAGCCAGGAACAAAATGTATAAGCACACATCACTTAACCAGTTACAAAGGGCGATAAAGGAATCTATAAATTTTGCATTTACAAGATCCTGCGACGAAGGCGTTGTAAGTTACTCTTTCTGGGCACCGCAGGTCCGAGCAGCACAGATGTTAAGGAAAACTGCGGTCTGGACGGCGCGCCCCCCAAGGACGGCAGCGGCCCGGGGCCCGGCGAGGGCGCCCCGCTCTCCaacgggggcggcgggggcgccgGCAGGAAGCGGGCCCTGGAAGAGAGCAGCAACGGCCGCTCCAAGTTCCGCCTGAAGAAGCGGAGGAGGGCGCCGGGGCCCGCGCTGCCCAAGAACGCACTGATGCAGCTCAACGAGATCAAGCCTGGCCTGCAGTACGCGCTGCTGTCGCAGACGGGACCCGTGCACGCGCCCCTCTTCGTCATGTCCGTCGAGGTCAACGGGCAGGTCTTCGAGGGCTCCGGCCCCACGAAGAAGAAGGCCAAGCTGCACGCGGCCGAGAAGGCCTTGCGCTCCTTCGTCCAGTTTCCCAACGCCTCTGAGGCCCACCTGGCCATGGGCCGGAGCCTGTCCGCCAATGCAGACTTCACGTCCGACCAGGCTGACTTCCCCGACGCGCTCTTCAATGGCTTCGAGACCCCGGACAGGCCAGACGTGCCCTTCTACCTGGGCGCCAACGGCGACGACTCCTTCAGCTCGAGTGGGGACCTCAGCCTGGCTGCGTCTCCCGTGCCTGCCAGCCTGGCCCAGCCGCCCCTCCCCGTGCCCCCACCGTTCCCGCCCCCGAGCGGGAAGAACCCCGTGATGATCTTGAACGAGCTGCGCCCGGGACTGAAGTATGACTTCCTCTCAGAGAGCGGGGAGAGCCACGCCAAAAACTTCGTCCTGTCCGTGGTCGTGGACGGGCAGTTCTTCGAAGGCTCGGGGAGGAGCAAAAAGCTCGCCAAGGCCCGGGCCGCGCAGTCCGCCCTGGCCACTGTCTTTAACTTGCGCCTGGACCAGACCCCGTCTCGCCAGCCTGTCCCCAGCGAGGGCCTCCAGCTGCACTCGCCACAGGTGAGGAAAGCCGCCCGAGCGCGGCCGCGTCTCGCTCACGCTTTTAGACGGGGTGCGGTTGCCGTGGTCACTGGTGTCTTCCCGTCGCTCTGTCCTCTGCACGGGGAGGTCCTGGTAAGTCCGGCTGCCGGGCGGCCTCCCCGTGACCGTGCCGGTTGTGTGGCCGCCGCGAAGCCCGGCCAGGGCCGTCAGGTGCAGCGTGCTCGGTGCCGCCCACGGCGGGTGGGCCGAGGTGCCCTCCCTGTGCCGCCTGCCCCTGTGGCGACCACGGCCCACGGCGGCCTGTCGCGGAGGAggcgggcggggaggggaggcccgGAGCCCTGGCACCTTGCCCCAGCTCCGTGGGCTTCCCCCCTCCGTGTCTCACCTGGGACCCAGGTACAGGACAGGTGAGGCTGGCGGGTCAGCAGCTCAAACCCAAGTCTGGGTCAAGTGCCAGCGCCTCGCGGAGCCCGTCCAGGCAGAGGCCGAGCCGCGGCGGTGGCGAGCACACGTCAGAAGGGCCGGGGCGTCGGGGCCTCTGCGAGCGCTCCGGGGCCCGCCGGGTGCCTGGGGGTCCCGGCACCTGGAGCTCCCCGAGGGGTCCCCGTGGCCCCCCTGCTCAGCCGGGGGCGGGCACCCCTCTTAGCTGGGTCTCGGACGGGGCGAGAAGGGGGGACGTCAGGGCGAAATTTCAGGTGAAGAGGGGCCGTTTCAGGTGGGctctgaggagagggagggaggaagcgagGCCAGTTGTCACCTCAGCCCCCTAGAGCCCTTCGGTTATTTATTGCTTCCTTTCCCGGAAATCCAAAATTATTCTGGTCCATTGTAAAAATGGTTCTTTCAGGGAGAAAGTCTGACCCTCTTCTCTATTCCTTTCTGTCAAAATATTATTCACTTTGACGATAAAATACACACTGATCTGAGGAGAAAAAATGAAGGGCTCCAGATTGACAGGACAGCCCACATTCCCTGAGGAAACTCGGCTTCCGTCTTGCCTTCCTGTGACCTCTGTGCAGTTGTCACCCGAGAGGACCAGTAGTTCTCcgttttgaaaaaaggaaatgtattttctttcgcTTAAAGCAACCACATACAGCAGCagtgtaaagtaacatattcgaAGTATTTCGCTGATTTTTTATGAGCCAAGTAACCGCTTCCCGTGTATTAACTTCTTGTTAATATTATTCATGAGAACCATTAGTCCGTTTATCATTTTACACGTCGGTGGCACTAGTTCCCAAGGGGTTTTTTATTTTCAGGTTTACTGTTGGATAGAGTATCTCAGCCTGAGCCACAGTGGCCCTGTCTTCCCTTAGCATTGGCAGTCACGTGAAGACGCTGGACTCATCAAATGCCGTGACCCCCGGTGCTTGGTTCCGCGTGGTGACAcgcgggtgggggggcggggaggctgcGGAGgtctgcgtgtgcgtgtgcgtgtgcgtgtgcgctgGAAGCCCGCCTCTGCCCTGGCTGTGGTGCCAGCGGGGAGCAGTGACCGGAGCCCCCGGCTGGTGGAGCCTTGCTCGGGAGGGGCCGTCTCTGCCCTGCCCAGGCGGCCTCTGTGGCCCAGGCCAGCCGGGTCCGGGAGAGTGGAGCCGTCTCTTCCCCCGCCCGAGCCCGCCCCGCTCACAGGGCCCCCAGGGTGGCGCCCAGCCCCCGAGCCGTGCCTCAGGAAGTAGTCGTGTCCTCCTCGCAGGGCCTGTGCCGGCCTCCAGAGGGTCAGTCCTTACACTCTGTCCCCTGGGAATTTCCAGACGTACGGACGGTCTAGAGGGGGTGAAACGTCCCACCGTCTTGCGGGTGGAACCCTTGAAGGGCGTGGGGTGGCCACCCCTGGTCTCAGGACTTTTTGCCTCCCTGGCGTTCACGGTGGCATCAGAGCGTTTAAAATCAGACAGCGTTGCCCACCTGGTGTGTGCAGGGCGGTCTGTCGGTGAACTTGGTGGACGTGGCTGGACCGAGCCGTCCCGCGGGGCCCAGCCTCGAGCTGACTTTGAGAGCGTGTACCCTTTGTTATCATATCTGCCCTGACTCTAGAGGGAGATTGCTTCACGCCCGGTCTCTTCGGGGGACGGGAGGGCTGGCCTGGGCAGAGGCTGTCAGTGCAAGTGCCCGACTGCAcgcttttctgcttttctccgAGAGTTCGGAGCCCCGCCTCGCCTTGCATGGAGCGGGCCTTTGTTTCCTctggcttccccttcccctcctgctgtTCTTCTCTTCCCACCGGAGGGCATCGTCGCCATCGTGTGATGGCACATCCTGACTTTCTGTCGGTGGCCTCGCTACCTTTCCTGCCTGCACACCTCCGCCCGCTGTGCCTCTGTCTAGGGTGCAGAGAGGGGCCCCGTCCCCTGCTCTTCTGGCCACACTCTGTGCCTTTGGCCTTGCGCACCGCCTCTGGGGCTTGTTGCTGGCGCGGTGGCGGGTGAAAATGCCCTGATGACGCTTCTTCCCGGAGAAGCCACCATGTAGGACAGGTGGCTTTTCTGTGCATTTGGGAGTATTCTACCGAGGGCCCAGCTGGGGACTCCAGACCAGTGTGAGCTGGTGGGACGTGGGTCCCGCGTGGCTCCTGGCCCACACCTCCCATCAGGCATCGTTTCCCAAAACACCAAGGGTCCGTTCTATCCAGGATGAATCATAAGCTGTGAAAGTAGGACCATGTCCAAAATCTCACCGATGTGTTTGCTTCTGAGAAGCGCTCCCTTCAGTCCAGTGGCTCCCTGACCTGGAAATGCACCACTAGAAGTCTTCTAAAATCCCATTACACTTGCCCTGTACAAGTGTAGCCTCCGGTGCATGCTGGTGTCATTCGATCTAAGTGACAAATGCCCTTACAGGCTCTAAGCGGTGCTGGTTTCTGAGTGACTGGGCCACGGTAATTAGTTTTAGATGTTGAAATCACTGAGACACACATGGACCAGGCGCCTTTGGGAGGGAGGTGCTGTGAGCTTAGTGATCCTGCAATGTGATCGCCCTTCAGacctcccctttctcttcccacaTGTCCCCCATGGGGCCTCGCCAGCCCTGAGCTGACTGGGCCTCACCTCCTGTGATCTCACTTCTTCCGGAAGCCCTGCCGCTCGGGGGCTGTGGCTGCGGGACTCGGAGCcgcagagggtgggagggggctggccAGGCAGGCAGGCGCTCTCGCCTCTGGGCCTGGGTCCCTCCCCCGGGGCAGGGCTGGTGTGAGGAGGCCTCACCTGCCCAGGTGCTGGCTCCCATGTGGTCGGGCTCCAGCTGTCCTTCTGCAGAGACACTCGCACGCCCCTTGGGTGTCTGTTTCCAAGGAATGTCTGGGAGGAAGAAATGTGcctgcgcgcgcgcacacacacacacacacaccacacacacacacaccacacacacacacacagacacacacacacacacagacacagacacacacNNNNNNNNNNNNNNNNNNNNNNNNNNNNNNNNNNNNNNNNNNNNNNNNNNNNNNNNNNNNNNNNNNNNNNNNNNNNNNNNNNNNNNNNNNNNNNNNNNNNNNNNNNNNNNNNNNNNNNNNNNNNNNNNNNNNNNNNNNNNNNNNNNNNNNNNNNNNNNNNNNNNNNNNNNNNNNNNNNNNNNNNNNNNNNNNNNNNNNNNNNNNNNNNNNNNNNNNNNNNNNNNNNNNNNNNNNNNNNNNNNNNNNNNNNNNNNNNNNNNNNNNNNNNNNNNNNNNNNNNNNNNNNNNNNNNNNNNNNNNNNNNNNNNNNNNNNNNNNNNNNNNNNNNNNNNNNNNNNNNNNNNNNNNNNNNNNNNNNNNNNNNNNNNNNNNNNNNNNNNNNNNNNNNNNNNNNNNNNNNNNNNNNNNNNNNNNNNNNNNNNNNNNNNNNNNNNNNNNNNNNNNNNNNNNNNNNNNNNNNNNNNNNNNNNNNNNNNNNNNNNNNNNNNNNNNNNNNNNNNTGTCCTAAACCATCATCAAGGTAAGTAGGCGATATCATAACAGAgtatgtaaaaacaaaatgtaagctAAGCATAATAAATATTAGGGAAAGCGTACATTTAGATGTAAGTCATTGTTTCTGCCTTCGGGGGGGTGTATGCAGAgaccctccaccaccaccaggtGGACGTGGCTCTCAGCATTTTAAACCACCTAGAGTCCTAATGGGAAAATGTCGCTACCTGGCCAACGCCAGCCACCACGGGGACTTGTGATGGCGTCACCAGCCAGTAACGCCGGCCTGTGAGCAGTGCAGGGCCCCTGCAGCCCCGCGTGGTCCCGGGCCAGGCCTTCAgagcagggaggctgggaggcgaAGAAACCAGGGCCTGGAGAGAGTCCAGGGTGGCCAAGCTGGTACAACACCAGAGCAGGTCCCAGATGCCTCCGGCTGGTCCACAGCCTGGTGGAAACACAGGCACACATTCCAGAAAGATGAGAGCCTTGTCGGCCGTGCAGACTCGTTAGAATTGCATACATGGCTAAGCCCACCTATTTTTGCTTTCTAGAATTCCACTTCTATTTTTGGTGGAATAGAAAAGCTTTGACTATTTCCCAAAgtggaaaaacacattttttttcccttggctgtCTTATGGATCACAGTTACTGTTAAATAAGTGCCTTCAGTCTGGATGGGCTTGGCGGCCCCCTCCCAATCCCCTGAGCAGAGCCGGCTGTGTGCGCCCTGCCTTTATTTAGCTCAGTTTTTAATGCTTCGGTTTTTAACACGAACCCCAGTAGGTGGATTTGGATGAGGGCATTAGCCGTGCCCACCATTCTGTAACTGAGGACTGCagagaagccccttcacagggaTTCCAGGCCTCAGGCCCCaggcctgccccccacctcccccgggaggggaagggaggaagaggagggggagagggggcagtGAGAAGGGCAGTCTGCCCTCCTCACTGCCCTGCCCCAATGATGTGCTCTTGCTGTGAACCGGCTATTTCAGAAAAGCCTCAGCCCCCGTCGTGCTGGCGTGACGAGAACGTGCCCAGCTTGGCTCACCCCCCCTCACCCTTAGCCTCCATCACAACCGGTTAACTGTCAGGCGGATTTCAGCTTCATTATCGGACATTTCTAGAAAGTAACAGAAACTTCTTAACACATTCATGAAAACAGCAATCACTCCACTTTCCCCACCCGCACCCCTGCCCGAAAAAAGAGGCTGTAGTGGGTTTACCAGAAAAAACgagcccctctctccctcccagcaATGCCTGGCAGGGGTCCTGCCCTGGCACCAGCACTAACCCCCTGCCCGGAGACACGGTTCACACGGTCAAGGGTCAGCCTCGCAGCAGGATGACCTTCGACAGAGCTCCAATCACATTAGAGCAACTGTCCCGTGGAAAGTCCCTTTCAAGTCAAGCCGTCCTTTCCTCTCTGACCCTGAGCCGGTCTGTTTCCGGACTCTGTCCTATTCCGCTGATCTGAGTGTTGTCACCGCCACCAGCTGCcgtgattcctgtagctttgccCCAGCTGGAGCTGCATCCACCCCCCAGAGCCCACCAGGACAGCTAGGGCCACTCGAGTCCTCGGCATCTCCGGTTGCACTGGTGGGATTCACTAGCTCATCAGTTTCTACAAAGAAGCCTGCTGGGGTTTGGTGAGGATGGTGTGGATCGGTCCTGCCGGGGAGCATGGACCTTAGTGCTGAGTCTTCCCTCTGTGGTCATGCTCAGTACCCCGTTCATTTAGCTGCTCTCTCTGGGCACTGTTTTGGAGTTTTCAGGGTAAAGGTCCCACGCATCTATTTGTTAAATTCATTACTAAGCTTTTTTACGTTTTTTTGCTGCTGCTGTAAAAGGTATAGAAAATCTAATTTTCCTGTTCTCTCTTGCTAGCatgtagaaatgcaactgatttacTATGCTACTTTGTATCCTTTGGCCTTGCTGTGTTCACTAATTCCAATCTTTTTAGTaagttctttaggattttctacgtctACATCTAAGCAATGTTGCCTAGAAGTAGACACAtttactcttatttctttttcttgccttgttgcacTGGACAGAGCTGAGATGCAGTGATGCTGGCAGCTCTCGCTGGGCCCACAACTGAGCTACTGAGGGACACAGGCGTCTCAGGTCCTAGGAAACCACAAGAGGAGGAAACCCTGGCAGGACAGATCATATTTGTGTGATGCTTGATAGCCGGGCCGACTGtgtaatttgcagggcccagtgaaaaatggaaatgtggAGCCCTTGTTCAAGAAGCAGggagaaagttttcttttctttcaaagtctgtgtctgtgtctctgtctgtgcCTGtcactctccctctcctccccctctctctatttctcctctgtctctctctatttctgtctctgtctgtctgtctgtctctctctctctctgtcgcTCTCCTGGTCATGGTGTTCATTATTTGCTACTGAATGTCATGCCCCCTCAGGCGTGGGAAGAGTTGCAGGACAAACACAGACCATCACAGGCACCAGGGGCCTCACCCGACAGCTTGGTACTCTGGGCACATGTGCCCATCTGCACCCCTTCCCACGCCAGTGCCCAGGTCCCCAACAGAGCAAAGGTGGCAGTGGcactgggtgggggtgggcaggtgtGGGAGGGGTGCCCGCAGGTGGACCCAGGCTCCAGCCCTGCACGTGCTTCATTTTCCAAatacaaattcaacaatacaattattaaaattcaAGATGGCAGCGACAAAACATTAAAACTGCAAACAGGGTCCTCCTGGTGGGACACCCCAAGCATGGCCCCCCAGCATAAGTTCCCCATGGCACGGAGCCCCGAGCACGGAGCCCCTGAGCTGGGTGCTGTGCGACACATCAGCCACTGAGGGCCCTTTGAGATTCACCCACTTGATGGCGGGTTCTGGGCATCAAGTAAAGGGGTCCTTTTGAAATTTCTAGTGCATTTCCCTCTTCAGTGACAGGAACCTAGGGCTGTGAAATTCATTTTGGGGAACATTCATCGAGGGCCACCATATAAGTCACTTCACTGGCGACAGAGATGAATACAATATCCACCCACTCCCCACACACGGATGACACAGGCCACCGTGGCCGGGCATGTGCTCAGGGGTATAGACCCCGCCTGCTCTCCAGGGCCTGGCCTCTCACACTGATGAGCACTTGCTATGGACCAGCCGTTCTGCTCGTGAGACAGAGCCCCAGGGAGCCCATGTAACTTGTCCTGATCACACAcctgggggggaggggacagcc
The Physeter macrocephalus isolate SW-GA chromosome 8, ASM283717v5, whole genome shotgun sequence genome window above contains:
- the ADARB1 gene encoding double-stranded RNA-specific editase 1 isoform X5: MDVEDEENMSPSSTDVKENCGLDGAPPKDGSGPGPGEGAPLSNGGGGGAGRKRALEESSNGRSKFRLKKRRRAPGPALPKNALMQLNEIKPGLQYALLSQTGPVHAPLFVMSVEVNGQVFEGSGPTKKKAKLHAAEKALRSFVQFPNASEAHLAMGRSLSANADFTSDQADFPDALFNGFETPDRPDVPFYLGANGDDSFSSSGDLSLAASPVPASLAQPPLPVPPPFPPPSGKNPVMILNELRPGLKYDFLSESGESHAKNFVLSVVVDGQFFEGSGRSKKLAKARAAQSALATVFNLRLDQTPSRQPVPSEGLQLHSPQVLADAVARLVLEKFGDLTDNLAAPHARRKVLAGIVMTTGTDVKDAKVISVSTGTKCINGEYMSDRGLALNDCHAEIISRRSLLRFLYTQLELYLNSKDDQKRSIFEKSERGGFKLKENVRFHLYISTSPCGDARIFSPHEPVLEEPADRHPNRKARGQLRTKIESGEGTIPVRSNASIQTWDGVLQGERLLTMSCSDKMARWNVVGIQGSLLSVFVEPIYFSSIILGSLYHGDHLSRAMYQRISNIEDLPALYTLNKPLLSGSLQLTALQDH
- the ADARB1 gene encoding double-stranded RNA-specific editase 1 isoform X4 — encoded protein: MDVEDEENMSPSSTDVKENCGLDGAPPKDGSGPGPGEGAPLSNGGGGGAGRKRALEESSNGRSKFRLKKRRRAPGPALPKNALMQLNEIKPGLQYALLSQTGPVHAPLFVMSVEVNGQVFEGSGPTKKKAKLHAAEKALRSFVQFPNASEAHLAMGRSLSANADFTSDQADFPDALFNGFETPDRPDVPFYLGANGDDSFSSSGDLSLAASPVPASLAQPPLPVPPPFPPPSGKNPVMILNELRPGLKYDFLSESGESHAKNFVLSVVVDGQFFEGSGRSKKLAKARAAQSALATVFNLRLDQTPSRQPVPSEGLQLHSPQVLADAVARLVLEKFGDLTDNLAAPHARRKVLAGIVMTTGTDVKDAKVISVSTGTKCINGEYMSDRGLALNDCHAEIISRRSLLRFLYTQLELYLNSKDDQKRSIFEKSERGGFKLKENVRFHLYISTSPCGDARIFSPHEPVLEEPADRHPNRKARGQLRTKIESGEGTIPVRSNASIQTWDGVLQGERLLTMSCSDKMARWNVVGIQGSLLSVFVEPIYFSSIILGSLYHGDHLSRAMYQRISNIEDLPALYTLNKPLLSGKYLRGGLLPLPHAPGFAASES
- the ADARB1 gene encoding double-stranded RNA-specific editase 1 isoform X3; this translates as MDVEDEENMSPSSTDVKENCGLDGAPPKDGSGPGPGEGAPLSNGGGGGAGRKRALEESSNGRSKFRLKKRRRAPGPALPKNALMQLNEIKPGLQYALLSQTGPVHAPLFVMSVEVNGQVFEGSGPTKKKAKLHAAEKALRSFVQFPNASEAHLAMGRSLSANADFTSDQADFPDALFNGFETPDRPDVPFYLGANGDDSFSSSGDLSLAASPVPASLAQPPLPVPPPFPPPSGKNPVMILNELRPGLKYDFLSESGESHAKNFVLSVVVDGQFFEGSGRSKKLAKARAAQSALATVFNLRLDQTPSRQPVPSEGLQLHSPQVLADAVARLVLEKFGDLTDNLAAPHARRKVLAGIVMTTGTDVKDAKVISVSTGTKCINGEYMSDRGLALNDCHAEIISRRSLLRFLYTQLELYLNSKDDQKRSIFEKSERGGFKLKENVRFHLYISTSPCGDARIFSPHEPVLEEPADRHPNRKARGQLRTKIESGEGTIPVRSNASIQTWDGVLQGERLLTMSCSDKMARWNVVGIQGSLLSVFVEPIYFSSIILGSLYHGDHLSRAMYQRISNIEDLPALYTLNKPLLSGISNAEARQPGKAPSFSVNWTVGDSAIEVVNATTGKDELGRASRLCSLQLTALQDH